The genomic region CTCGTGACGAGCCTGATGGTGCTGGTGGGCTATGCGATCCCGGGCTTCGTGCTCGGTGTGCTGCTGCTGGTGCTGTTCGGCGGCGGCTCGTTCTGGCAGCTGTTCCCGCTGCGCGGCCTGACCTCGGACAACTTCGCGCAGCTGAGCCTGCTCGGCAAGCTGACCGACTACCTCTGGCATCTGGTGCTGCCGATCACCGCCTCGGTGGTGGGCAGCTTCGCCGTGATCACCATGCTGACCAAGAACGCGTTCCTCGACGAGATCCGCAAGCAGTACGTGCTGACCGCGCGCGCCAAGGGGCTCAGCGAGCGGCGCGTGCTGTGGAAGCACGTGTTTCGCAACGCGCTGCTGCCGCTCGTGGTCGGCTTTCCGGGCGCGTTCGTCGCCGCGTTCTTCACCGGCAGCCTGCTGATCGAGACGCTGTTCTCGCTCGACGGCCTGGGGCTGCTGTCCTACGAATCGGTGGTGCGCCGCGACTACCCGGTGGTGCTCGGTACGCTCTACCTGTTCACGCTGATCGGCCTCGTCACGAAGCTGGTCTCCGACCTCTGCTACGTCTGGGTCGACCCGCGAATTCAATTCGACCAACTGGAGCGCTGACGTGAGCCGAGCCGCCGTTTCCTCCCGGATCGACGCCGCCCGCGCGCGCGTCTCGCCATCGCCCGCGCGCCGCGTCTGGCGGCGTTTTCGCGGCCAGCGCCTCGGCTACTGGAGCTTCGTGGTGTTCGTGGTGGCATTCGCCGTCGCGCTGGCCGCGCCGCTCTGGTCGAACGACCGGCCGCTGGTGGTGCGCTACGACGGGCACTATTATTTCCCGATCGTGAAGGACTACGCCGAGACCACCTTCGGCGGGGACTTCCCGACCCCGGCCGATTATCTCGACCCTTATGTGCGCGGCAAGCTCGAGGCGCCCGGCAACTTCGTGCTGTATCCGCCGAACCATTATTCGGCCACCACGCTCAACTATTTCTCGGCGCTGCCGAACCCGGCGCCGCCGTCGCGCGATAACTGGCTCGGCACCGACGCGCAGGGCCGCGACCTGCTCGCGCGGCTGGTGTACGGCTTCGCCGTGTCGGTGGAGTTCGCGCTGGTGCTGACGCTGATCGGCACCGTCCTCGGCATCGCGGCCGGCGCCGTGCAAGGCTTCTACGGCGGGCGCATCGACATCGTCGGGCAGCGTCTGATCGAGATCTGGAGCTCGATGCCCGAGCTCTACCTGCTGATCATCTTCGCGTCGATCTTCGAGCCGAGCTTCTTGCTGCTGATCGTGCTGCTGTCGCTGTTCGGCTGGGTCGGCCTTGCCGACTACGTGCGCGCCGAGTTCCTGCGCAACCGCACCCAGGACTACGTGCGTGCCGCGCGCGCGATCGGCCTCACCAACTGGCAGATCATCTGGCGCCACGTGCTGCCCAACAGCCTCACGCCCGTGATCACGTTCCTGCCGTTTCGCATGAGCGGCTCGATCCTCGCGCTGACCAGCCTCGACTTCCTCGGGCTCGGCGTGCCGCCGCCCACGCCGAGCCTCGGCGAACTGCTCGCGCAGGGCAAGGCGAACCTCGACGCCTGGTGGATCTCGCTTGCGACCTTCGCGGTGCTGGTGTTCACGCTGCTGCTGCTGACCTTCATGGGCGACGCGCTGCGCAATGCGCTCGACTCGCGCATCGCCGATACCTCGCGCGCGGCGGGAGGCGTGCGATGACGCGGCCGTCGAAGCCATCGGCCAAGCCGCCGCGCAAGGTGGGCCGCGCCCCGGACGACGCGCCGCCGACCGCGGCACCGACGCCGGACGCGGTGTCCGGCGCGCCCGCCCGGGCGGGCGGCGAGGCACCCAGCCACGACGCCGGCGCCGTGCCGCTGCTGTCGATCGAGCACCTGCGCGTTGCGTTCGGCGAGACGCTGGCCGTCGACGACGTCTCGTTGACGGTGGGCCGCGGCGAGCGCGTGGCGCTGGTCGGCGAATCGGGTTCGGGCAAGAGCGTCACGGCGCTCGCCATCCTGCGGCTGCTGCGCGAGGCCGAGCAGAGCGGCACGATCCGCTTCGACGGCGCCGAGCTCGGCGCGAAGAGCGAACGCGCGATGCGCGGGCTGCGCGGCGCCGAGATCGCGATGATCTTCCAGGAGCCGATGAGCGCGCTGAACCCGCTCTATACGATCGGCGACCAGATCATGGAAACCATCGTGCTGCACGACGGCGTCTCGCAGCGCGAGGCGCGGGCGCGGGCGATCGCGCTGCTGGGACGCACCGGCATCGCCGAGGCCGAACGCCGCGTCGACAGCTATCCGCACCAGCTCTCGGGCGGCCAGCGCCAGCGCGCGATGATCGCGATGGCGCTGGCCTGCCGGCCGCGCCTGCTGCTCGCCGACGAGCCCACCACGGCGCTCGACGTCACGATCCGCGCGCAGATCGTCGAACTGCTGCTCGACCTGCAGCGCGACGCGGAGCACGGCCGCGGCATGGCGATCCTGCTGATCACGCACGATCTGAACTTGGTGCGGCGTTTCGCGCAGCGCGTCGCCGTGATGGAGAAGGGGCGTCTGGTCGAGAGCGGGCCGGTCGAGCGGATCTTCGCCGAGCCCGATCATCCCTACACGCGCCGGCTGCTCGACAGCCGGCCGCGGCGCACCGCCGCGCCGGTGCTGCCGATCGCGCCGGTGGTGCTCGACGCGCGCGAGGTGACGGTGGTCTACCGGCACAAGCTGCCCGGCATTGGCGGCTGGTTCCGCAGCGGGCAGTTCACCGCGGTCGAGCGCGCCAGCGTGTCGGTGCGGCAGGGAGAGACGCTGGGCGTGGTCGGCGAATCTGGCTCGGGCAAGTCGACGCTGGCGATGGCGCTGCTGGGCCTGCAGCGGACCGCCGGCGGCAGCATCGAATTCGACGGCCGGCCGCTCGCGAGCTGGTGCGGCACCGAGGCGCGCACGCTGCGGTCGCGGCTGCAGGTGGTGTTCCAGGACCCGTTCGGCTCGCTGTCGCCGCGCTACACCATCGAGCGCATCGTCGGCGAGGGGCTCGAGCTGCACCGGCCCGAGCTGTCGGCCGAGGCGCGCCGCGAGCGCGTGATTGCGGTGCTGCGCGAGGTCGGGCTCGACCGCACGGTGTTGCATCGCTATCCGCACGAGTTTTCGGGCGGCCAACGGCAACGTGTCGCGATTGCTCGCGCGCTGGTGCTGGAGCCGCGCGTGCTGGTGCTCGACGAGCCCACCAGCGCGCTCGACGTGTCGATCCAGCAACAGGTGCTCAAGCTGCTCGCGGGCCTGCAGCGCAAGTACAACCTCGCCTACCTGTTCATCAGCCACGACCTCGAGGTGATCGGCGCGATGGCGCACCGGGTGGCGGTGATGCAGGGCGGGGTGATTGTCGAAACCGGTGATGTGGAGAAAATTTTCACGGCACCGTCACACCCGTACACGCGCAAGTTGCTGGCTGCCGTCGAGGGGCGGAACCTGCCCCAATGATGTGCAGAACTTGATTGAATTTTTCAATTCATTTTGACAAACAAATACCGTCTAGCTAGTATCGACCGAAATTTCCGCCAATCAGCTGATTTTTAAGCACAATATTACCGACCGATGCAGTACCGATCCATCACTCAGGTTTGCAGGCGCGCTGTCGCCGGGTTGTTTTTTGGCGCTCTGATGGCTGCAACTTCCGGCGCGTTCGCCGACGAAGCAGGCAGCTTGAATCAGAACGTCGCATTGTCGCCACAGTCCGTGCCGACGCCCTCCGTCCTCAATGCCCAGCCGAGCGCCCCGAGCGGCGGCGCGCGTTCGTTCCTGTCCGGCATGGCCGGCAAGGCGGGCGACGTGGTGGTCGGTGCGCTGAACATGATCGGCGTACGCTACCGCTGGGGTGGCAATTCACCCGATTCCGGGCTCGATTGCAGCGGCTTCGTGCGCTACGTGTTCCAGGACACGCTGGGCATGTCGCTGCCGCGCCGCGCCGAGGAGATGAGCCGCGTCGGCGAGAAGGTTCGCATGAGCGAGCTGAAGCCGGGCGATCTCGTGTTCTTCAACACGATGCGCCGCACCTTCTCACACGTCGGCATCTACATCGGCGATAACAAGTTCGTGCACTCGCCGTCCACCGGCAGCACGATCCGCGTCGACGATCTCGAAAGCAGCTACTGGGAAAAGCGTTTCACCGGGGCTCGCCGGCTCGAGTCGGAGTTCCCGACCAAGCCCGACGAACTGCGCCAGCGCGTGAGCGCGACTATCAACGGCAATCCGTCCGACTTCAATCCCGGCAACTGAGCGCGGGCGGGCTGCGCCCGCGTCACGTCGCGGGGCGTTGGCGCGCCCATCGATCGAGCCACCCCGGCCTGCGCAAGGAGGCCGGGGTTTTTCTTTGGCGGCGGGGCGCCGCCGCCTCACGGCCCGGCTCGCGCGGGCCTCAGCCCGCGGCGCGTGCCGCGGCGGCCGCCAGCTTGCCCTGCAACTCCGGCATGAGCTTCGCGGCCGCTTCCTCGCCGGCCAGGATCGCCGCGTTGCGCTGCATGAAATCGCTTGCGCTCATCTCGGCCAGATTCGGGCGGATCACCACGTCGGCGTACTTGTCGAGTTCGTAGGCCTTGATGGTCTGGCCCATGATCGTGAAGGTCTGCAGCAGCAGTTCGATCGGATTCTGCGTCGGTGCGCCCTCGGGGCGGGCCGAGATGTCCACGGCGATCACGAAATCGGCGCCCATCTTGCGCGCGAACGAGGCCGGCACCGGGCTCACGAGGCCGCCGTCCACGTATTCACGCGTGCCGATCCGCACCGGCTCGAACACCGACGGCACGCTGCTCGACGCTCGCACGGCGAGGCCCGTGTTGCCGCGCTGGAACAGGATCGGCTGGCCGTTCTGCAGATCGGTGGCGACGATGCCGAGCGGCTTGGCCATTTTCTCGATCGGCCGGTTGTTCAGCGTCTTGTTGATGTAGTTCTGCAGCGCCACGCCCATCAGCAGCCCGCGCGAGCGCCACGGCAGCGCCCAGTCGCTGATCGAGGCTTCATCCATGGTCAGCGCGAGCTTGTTGATCTCGAATGCGTTCATGCCGGAGGCGTAGAGCGCGCCCACCACCGAGCCGGCGCTGGTGCCGGCCACGAGGTCGATCTGGACGTTGCGCGCCTCGAGCGCCTTCAGCACGCCGATGTGCGCGAAGCCGCGCGCGGCGCCGCCGCCGAGCGCGATGCCGATCTTCAGCGGCCGGCGCGTGGCGGTGGCCGCGGGCGGCGAGGTCTTGCCGCCGAACGACGTGCAGGCGGCCAGCGAGGCGGACATCGCGGCGAGCGAGAAGTGGCGGCGGGACAGGCGAGGGGACGACGACATCGACGAATTCTCCGGCAGGCGAGCGTCACACGGGATGGGGTGCAACCGACGGCGAGGCGGCACGGCGCTCGATGGCCGGCACGGCCTCGCGCGCTGCGCATCCGCCGCGGCGCGCACATCATAAAGCAAGCGGGGCGGCACCGGCGAAAAGCCGGTGGCGCGAGCCGGTTACGCGACGGTGCCGCGGCCGGCGCGCCCGTCGTCGATGGCTTTCGATAGCGAATTTGCCAGCCGTCGAGGCCGGCCGGCGGTGCGTCGGCAGGAGCATCGGGGTTCGAGGCGACGGCCGTCGCGCGGCGCTGCCGGGCGTGCCGGGTCGACGGCGATCCGGTCGTGTGCCACACGAACGGTAGCCGTGTCCATCGAAGCGCCGACCGATCCGGCCACATAGTCCGATCACGCTTGTCGACAGTCATGCGGCTCGCGGCGCGCCTGCCGTGGCAGGTCCGCGCCTTGTGGTGAGTCAAGTTTGGCCGGCGGCCAATCACTAAGCTGACAGGCACCGGAGTTCTCGTACCCCGGCCTCCCGGTGCGCCGGGAGACGAGGCGCGCCGGGCGCCGGCCGCGTCGCCACGGCATCCCGAAGGTGGCTCGGCGGCAGCCTCGCGCGGCGGATCCCTGCAAGGAGGCCATGATGAAACGGGCGGGAGGCGGAAAACGGCTGGGCAGGCTCGTCGGCGTGCTCGTGGTGGGCGCGCTCGCGCTGTTCTGGGTGCTGACCTCGCCAGTCACGTGGCGCCTCACGCGGCCGCAGCGCGATGCCGTCAGCGCCGCGCCCGCCGATCTGCGCAACGGCAGGACCCTGTTCCTGGCCGGCGATTGCGCCACCTGCCATGCATCACCGAATCGGCACGACGATACGCTACTGGGCGGCGGCCGCACGCTCCGCACCGCGTTCGGCACGTTCCGCATGCCCAACATCTCGCCCGACGTGAAGGACGGCATCGGCGCCTGGACGCTCGATCAGTTCATCACCGCGATGCGCGAAGGGGTGCTGCCGGACAAGGGCAATGCCTATCCGGCGTTCCCGTACACGTCGTATCAGCACATGACGGCCGACGACCTGCGCGACCTGTTCGCCTATCTGAAGACGCTGCCGCCCGTGCCGGGGCGCCAGCCCGGCCACGACCTCCGGTTTCCGTTCTCGATCCGTCGCGGCATCGGCCTTTGGCGGCTCGCGTTCCTGTCGGGCCAGCCGCTGCCTGTCGAAGCCGGCAAGAGCGTGCAATGGCTGCGCGGCCGGTATCTCGTCGAAGGGCCGGGCCATTGCGCCGAATGTCATTCGCCGCGCAACGCGATCGGCGTGATTCGCGCCGGCCGGCGCTTCTCGGGCGGACCGAACGCGGAAGGCACGGGCTACGTGCCGAACATCACGCCGGACGGCACCGGCATCGACTATTGGTTGGCCGACGACATCGCACGCTATCTGAAGCAGGGCGTGACGCCGATCGGCATCCGCGCCGGCGGCGACATGCGGAAAGTGATCCACAATACCTCGCAGCTCACGGACGCCGACCGGCTCGCCATCGCCACCTATTTGAAGACAGTGCCGGCCGTCGATTCGCCGAATCCGAACCTGCCCGCACCGAACCGGACCAGTCAGGTCGTGTTCTTGCCGCCGGCCGACACCGCGAGCGCGGCCGCCTCGAAGCTCGACGCGCTGGCCGCGCCGGCCGCCGAACTGGCGAAGGCGAGCCCGCTCTACGTGGTTGCCACCAAGCGCTTCTATCTCGAACGACCGAAGGTCGGCGCGACCGCGCCGGAGGACGGCAAGCTGCTCGCCGCGGCCGAACTGGCCGTGCTCGAGCGAGACGGCGACTGGCTGAAGGTGCGGCTGCACGGCTGGCAGCAGGCCGGCTCGGAAAGCGCGATCTACGCGCGGCAAGGTCAGCGGATCATGGAGGCGGTGGTGTCGGCCGCCGCCGCGGCGCGGGTTGTGCATGGCACGACGGTGCGCGACGCGCAGACCGGCCAGGACTGGACGCCCGGCGACCTGACCGTCTGGGTGAGGCGCGACGCCCTGGCCACGAATCTCCAGACGCTCTGGCATTACAGCGACGACCTGATGAGCCATACCTGCGCGGTTTGCCACGCGCGGCCCGACAGCGAGGATTTCCTTGCCAACCAATGGGTCGGCACCCTCGGGGCGATGCGGCGCTTCACGTCGCTGGACGACGATCAATACCGCCTGCTGCTCGCCTGGCTGCAGAACCATTCGAAGGACGTCGGCCCCGGCGTCGGGAGTGCGTCGCGATGACGAGCGAGGCGGACGAATTCCGCGCGTTCGTGGTGGCCTGGATCGCCGGGTTGCTGGCCGCTTCGCCCGATGCCGATGCCGTGGCGCGCTACCGTGAGCCCGAGGCCGCGGCGCTGTTCGATGCGCTCGCGCTCGAACTCGACTGCGCGCAGGCGATCGCCACGATGCGTGCCGTCCTGGTCAGCGATGCGGCGCCGCGCGAGGTGGCGCTCGACCTGTCGGTCGCGCACACGCGCCTGTTCGAGGGCGTGCACGGTACCGTGGCCGTGCCGCTCTGCGAGAGCGCGTACACCGGAACGCGCTGGGTCGATCGGGCCGCGCACGAGGTCGCCGCGCTGCTGCGGCGCGTCGGCCTGGACGTGCGCGGCGGCGAGCCGCCCGATCACCTGTGCGTCGAGCTGGCGCTGTTCGCGCGCCTGCTGCGCGATGGCAGCGCCGACGAACTCGCGGGGCTGGAGGCGCGATTGCGTCGCTGGGTGCCGCGCTTCGTCGCGGATTGCCGCCGTGCCGACCCGGGAGGCTTCCACGGCGCCTTGGCCACGGTGCTGGGCGCGCTGTTCGCCGCCTCGCCGCCGCCCGGCGGCGGGCCTGACGGCGCGACCGGCCACGCCGGCGACGTCGCGCAGGCGTGCTCGCGCAGCTGCCGCTCACTCGCAAACGGAGGGCATCACCATGCCGAAGGAACCTGATTCGCCGCTCGCCACCGGCCTTTCGCGGCGCGCATTCGTCAAGGCGGCGTTCGCCACCGGCCTGTATGGCGCGACGGCCGGCTTCGGGCTGCTGGAGCCGTGCGCGCGCGCGGCGTCCGCGGCCTCGTCGGATGACACGCGTGACGTCCTGACGGGATCGCACTGGGGCGCCTTTCGCGCGAGCGTGAAGAACGGCCTCATTACCGGCGTGAAGCCCTGGGAGGGCGATCCGCATCCGTCGCATCAATTGCCGGGCGTGATCGACTCGATCTACTCGCCGACCCGGATCCGCTATCCCATGGTCCGGCGCGCGTGGCTCGAGCACGGGCCCGGCGCCGACGTCGCGGGCCGCGGGCGCGGCGACTTCGTGCGCGTCAGCTGGGATCGGGCGCTCGACCTGGTCGCCAACGAACTGCGGCGCGTGCGCGGCAAGTACGGCGCGGGCGGCATCTACGCGGGCTCATACGGCTGGCAATCGACGGGCAAGCTACAGCCGCCGCGCACGCTGCTCGCCCGCATGATGACCGTCAACGGCGGCTTCGTCGGCTACAGCGGCGATTATTCGACGGGCGCGGCCCAGGTCATCCTGCCTTATGTGGTGGGCTCGATCGACGTCTACGAGCAGCCGACCGTCTGGCCCGTGGTCATCGACCATACCGAGCTGATGGTGTTCTGGGGCGCCAATCCTGTCTCGACCAACCAGATCGGCTGGCTGGTGCCCGACCACGCCGCCTATCCGGCCATGGAAGCGCTGCGCAGGAAAGGCACGCGCGTGATCTGCATCGATCCCGTACGCAGCGAGACCTGCCGCTACTTCGATGCCGAGTGGATCGCGCCGCGCCCGCAGACCGATGTCGCGATGATGCTGGGCATCGCCCATACGCTGTATCTCGAGCAGCGCTATGACAAGGCGTTCCTCGCGCGCTACACGACCGGTTTCGAACGTTTCGTGCCCTACCTGACCGGCCAATCGGATCAGGTGCCGAAGGATGCCGAGTGGGCCTCGCGCATCTGCGGGGTGCCGGCCGAAACGATCCGCGGCCTCGCACGCCAGTTCGCCGCCAAGCGCACCATGCTTGCCGCCGGGTGGTCGATCCAGCGCCAGCATCACGGCGAGCAGGCGCACTGGATGCTCGTCACGCTCGCCAGCATGCTCGGCCAGATCGGCCTGCCCGGCGGCGGATACGGCTTCACCTATCACTACGCGAACGGCGGCAGCCCGGCGGCGAAGAGCCCGGTGCTGCCCGGCATCGACGCAGGCAACGCGCGCGCCGTGTTCAAGGACGCCGCCGCGCGCAAGATTCCCGTGTCGCGCGTGGTGGAGATGCTGAACAATCCCGGCAAGCCGTTCGACTTCAACGGCACGCGCGCGATTTACCCGGACGTTCACCTGGCCTACTGGGCGGGCGGCGATCCGTTCGCGCACCACCAGGATCGCAACGCGATGATCGCGGCATGGCGCAAGCTCGATACCTTCATCGTCCACGATTTCCAGTGGACCCCGACGGCACGCCATGCCGACATCGTGCTGCCCGCCGCGACACCCTACGAGCGCGACGACATCGAGCAGATTGGCGACTATTCGAGCACGCACATCCTCGCGCTGCATCGGGTCGTCCCGCCGCTCTACGAGGCGCGCAGCGATTACGCGATTTTCGCCGCGATCTGCGAGCGGCTCGGCACCGGCAAGGCGTTTACCGAGGGGCGCGGCGAGATGGATTGGATTCGCCTCTTCTACGAGGCGGCTCGCGTGCAGGCGCGCGGCATGTCGATGGAAATGCCGGTATTCGAGGCGTTCTGGAACAGCAACCAGGCGCTGGCGTTTCCGATCGAGGCCGCTGCCCGGCGCTTCGTGCGCCACCAGGCGTTCCGCGACGATCCGCTGCTCAACGCGCTTGGCACCGCCTCGGGGAAGATCGAGATCTACAGTTCGGCCATCGAGCGCATGCACTACGACGATTGCCCGCCGCATCCGACCTGGATGGAGCCGATCGAGCGGCTCGACGGGCCGGGCGCGAAGTTTCCGCTGCATGTCGTGAGCCCGCATCCGCACAGCCGTCTGCATTCGCAGCTGTGTGGCACGATGCTGCGCAAGACCTACACCATCCGCGATCGCGAGCCATGCCTGATGCATCCCGAGGACGCCTCCGCGCGGGGTATCGTGGACGGCGATGTGATTCGCGTGTTCAACGAGCGCGGCCAGATTCTGGTGGGCGTGAAGGTGACCGACACGATTCGCCGCGGCTGCCTGATGATCCACGAGGGCGGCTGGTTCGATCCCGTCGAGCCGGGCCGTCCCGGCAGCCTGTGCCGTTACGGTGACGTCAACAATCTGACGGTCGGCATTGGCACGTCGCGACTGGCGCAGGGCACCTGCGCCCATACGGCGATCGCCGACGCCGAGAAGTTTCACGGCGAGCCGCCGGTGCTCGACGTGTTTCAGGCGCCTGAGGGCGCATGACGCCATGGGCTTCGCGGCCGGGCGGCGCAATGGCCGCCGCCCGGCCGCGCATCCGGTTCGGCCTGCATCCACTATCGGGCCGGCATCCCGCCCACTGCCCGCATCGGGAATCGCATCGCCGGCAGGTATAATTTCCCCCTTTTCGTTCCGGTGCCGGCGGTTTCGCGCAGTCGCTCGCGGCGTGCGCCGTCACCGCACCATCATTCATCGGGCCGCCGCGAGCGGCCATCGAGCTACCGTCCATGACACGTCAAGTCCGTACCCGTTTCGCGCCGAGTCCGACCGGCTTCATACATCTCGGCAACATCCGCTCCGCCCTCTACCCGTGGGCCTTCGCCCGCAGCACTCAAGGCGTGTTCGTGCTGCGCATCGAGGACACGGACGTGGAGCGCTCGTCGGACGTCGCTGTCGACGCGATCCTCGAAGGCATGAAGTGGCTCGATCTCGATTTTGACGAAGGCCCGTTCTACCAGATGCAGCGCATGGACCGCTATCGCGAGGTGCTGGCGCAGATGGTCGAAAAGGGGCTCGCGTACCCATGCTACATGTCCACCGAGGAACTCGACGCGGTGCGCGAGCGCCAGCGCGAGGCCGGTGAGAAGCCGCGCTACGACGGCACCTGGCGGCCGGAGCCGGGCAAGGTGCTGCCGCAGCCGCCCGCGGGCGTGCAGCCGGTGCTGCGTTTCCGCAACCCGCTGACGGGCTCGGTGGTCTGGGACGACGCCGTGAAGGGCCGCATCGAGATCTCGAACGAGGAACTGGACGATCTCGTGATTGCGCGGCCGGACGGCACGCCTACCTATAATTTCTGTGTTGTCGTCGACGATCTCGACATGAACATCACGCACGTGATTCGCGGCGACGACCATGTCAACAACACGCCGCGCCAG from Burkholderia glumae LMG 2196 = ATCC 33617 harbors:
- a CDS encoding microcin C ABC transporter permease YejB: MWSYILKRLLLMIPTLLGVLTITFAVIQFVPGGPVEQAVQELRKGAEQGRAPFGLRNYSGVDAQQLAQLKALYGFDKPPLERYGLMLERFARFDLGQSYFHHQSVWSLVVSKLPVSISIGVWTFLLTYLISIPLGIAKAVYNGSSFDLVTSLMVLVGYAIPGFVLGVLLLVLFGGGSFWQLFPLRGLTSDNFAQLSLLGKLTDYLWHLVLPITASVVGSFAVITMLTKNAFLDEIRKQYVLTARAKGLSERRVLWKHVFRNALLPLVVGFPGAFVAAFFTGSLLIETLFSLDGLGLLSYESVVRRDYPVVLGTLYLFTLIGLVTKLVSDLCYVWVDPRIQFDQLER
- a CDS encoding ABC transporter permease, whose protein sequence is MSRAAVSSRIDAARARVSPSPARRVWRRFRGQRLGYWSFVVFVVAFAVALAAPLWSNDRPLVVRYDGHYYFPIVKDYAETTFGGDFPTPADYLDPYVRGKLEAPGNFVLYPPNHYSATTLNYFSALPNPAPPSRDNWLGTDAQGRDLLARLVYGFAVSVEFALVLTLIGTVLGIAAGAVQGFYGGRIDIVGQRLIEIWSSMPELYLLIIFASIFEPSFLLLIVLLSLFGWVGLADYVRAEFLRNRTQDYVRAARAIGLTNWQIIWRHVLPNSLTPVITFLPFRMSGSILALTSLDFLGLGVPPPTPSLGELLAQGKANLDAWWISLATFAVLVFTLLLLTFMGDALRNALDSRIADTSRAAGGVR
- a CDS encoding ABC transporter ATP-binding protein; amino-acid sequence: MTRPSKPSAKPPRKVGRAPDDAPPTAAPTPDAVSGAPARAGGEAPSHDAGAVPLLSIEHLRVAFGETLAVDDVSLTVGRGERVALVGESGSGKSVTALAILRLLREAEQSGTIRFDGAELGAKSERAMRGLRGAEIAMIFQEPMSALNPLYTIGDQIMETIVLHDGVSQREARARAIALLGRTGIAEAERRVDSYPHQLSGGQRQRAMIAMALACRPRLLLADEPTTALDVTIRAQIVELLLDLQRDAEHGRGMAILLITHDLNLVRRFAQRVAVMEKGRLVESGPVERIFAEPDHPYTRRLLDSRPRRTAAPVLPIAPVVLDAREVTVVYRHKLPGIGGWFRSGQFTAVERASVSVRQGETLGVVGESGSGKSTLAMALLGLQRTAGGSIEFDGRPLASWCGTEARTLRSRLQVVFQDPFGSLSPRYTIERIVGEGLELHRPELSAEARRERVIAVLREVGLDRTVLHRYPHEFSGGQRQRVAIARALVLEPRVLVLDEPTSALDVSIQQQVLKLLAGLQRKYNLAYLFISHDLEVIGAMAHRVAVMQGGVIVETGDVEKIFTAPSHPYTRKLLAAVEGRNLPQ
- a CDS encoding C40 family peptidase yields the protein MQYRSITQVCRRAVAGLFFGALMAATSGAFADEAGSLNQNVALSPQSVPTPSVLNAQPSAPSGGARSFLSGMAGKAGDVVVGALNMIGVRYRWGGNSPDSGLDCSGFVRYVFQDTLGMSLPRRAEEMSRVGEKVRMSELKPGDLVFFNTMRRTFSHVGIYIGDNKFVHSPSTGSTIRVDDLESSYWEKRFTGARRLESEFPTKPDELRQRVSATINGNPSDFNPGN
- a CDS encoding patatin-like phospholipase family protein; the protein is MSSSPRLSRRHFSLAAMSASLAACTSFGGKTSPPAATATRRPLKIGIALGGGAARGFAHIGVLKALEARNVQIDLVAGTSAGSVVGALYASGMNAFEINKLALTMDEASISDWALPWRSRGLLMGVALQNYINKTLNNRPIEKMAKPLGIVATDLQNGQPILFQRGNTGLAVRASSSVPSVFEPVRIGTREYVDGGLVSPVPASFARKMGADFVIAVDISARPEGAPTQNPIELLLQTFTIMGQTIKAYELDKYADVVIRPNLAEMSASDFMQRNAAILAGEEAAAKLMPELQGKLAAAAARAAG
- a CDS encoding c-type cytochrome, with the protein product MMKRAGGGKRLGRLVGVLVVGALALFWVLTSPVTWRLTRPQRDAVSAAPADLRNGRTLFLAGDCATCHASPNRHDDTLLGGGRTLRTAFGTFRMPNISPDVKDGIGAWTLDQFITAMREGVLPDKGNAYPAFPYTSYQHMTADDLRDLFAYLKTLPPVPGRQPGHDLRFPFSIRRGIGLWRLAFLSGQPLPVEAGKSVQWLRGRYLVEGPGHCAECHSPRNAIGVIRAGRRFSGGPNAEGTGYVPNITPDGTGIDYWLADDIARYLKQGVTPIGIRAGGDMRKVIHNTSQLTDADRLAIATYLKTVPAVDSPNPNLPAPNRTSQVVFLPPADTASAAASKLDALAAPAAELAKASPLYVVATKRFYLERPKVGATAPEDGKLLAAAELAVLERDGDWLKVRLHGWQQAGSESAIYARQGQRIMEAVVSAAAAARVVHGTTVRDAQTGQDWTPGDLTVWVRRDALATNLQTLWHYSDDLMSHTCAVCHARPDSEDFLANQWVGTLGAMRRFTSLDDDQYRLLLAWLQNHSKDVGPGVGSASR
- a CDS encoding TorD/DmsD family molecular chaperone, whose translation is MTSEADEFRAFVVAWIAGLLAASPDADAVARYREPEAAALFDALALELDCAQAIATMRAVLVSDAAPREVALDLSVAHTRLFEGVHGTVAVPLCESAYTGTRWVDRAAHEVAALLRRVGLDVRGGEPPDHLCVELALFARLLRDGSADELAGLEARLRRWVPRFVADCRRADPGGFHGALATVLGALFAASPPPGGGPDGATGHAGDVAQACSRSCRSLANGGHHHAEGT
- the torA gene encoding trimethylamine-N-oxide reductase TorA: MPKEPDSPLATGLSRRAFVKAAFATGLYGATAGFGLLEPCARAASAASSDDTRDVLTGSHWGAFRASVKNGLITGVKPWEGDPHPSHQLPGVIDSIYSPTRIRYPMVRRAWLEHGPGADVAGRGRGDFVRVSWDRALDLVANELRRVRGKYGAGGIYAGSYGWQSTGKLQPPRTLLARMMTVNGGFVGYSGDYSTGAAQVILPYVVGSIDVYEQPTVWPVVIDHTELMVFWGANPVSTNQIGWLVPDHAAYPAMEALRRKGTRVICIDPVRSETCRYFDAEWIAPRPQTDVAMMLGIAHTLYLEQRYDKAFLARYTTGFERFVPYLTGQSDQVPKDAEWASRICGVPAETIRGLARQFAAKRTMLAAGWSIQRQHHGEQAHWMLVTLASMLGQIGLPGGGYGFTYHYANGGSPAAKSPVLPGIDAGNARAVFKDAAARKIPVSRVVEMLNNPGKPFDFNGTRAIYPDVHLAYWAGGDPFAHHQDRNAMIAAWRKLDTFIVHDFQWTPTARHADIVLPAATPYERDDIEQIGDYSSTHILALHRVVPPLYEARSDYAIFAAICERLGTGKAFTEGRGEMDWIRLFYEAARVQARGMSMEMPVFEAFWNSNQALAFPIEAAARRFVRHQAFRDDPLLNALGTASGKIEIYSSAIERMHYDDCPPHPTWMEPIERLDGPGAKFPLHVVSPHPHSRLHSQLCGTMLRKTYTIRDREPCLMHPEDASARGIVDGDVIRVFNERGQILVGVKVTDTIRRGCLMIHEGGWFDPVEPGRPGSLCRYGDVNNLTVGIGTSRLAQGTCAHTAIADAEKFHGEPPVLDVFQAPEGA